The Spirochaetota bacterium genomic sequence AGCAGTGAAGTAATCTGTTGGCTAAATGTTGCTTTTGACGTCATATTTCCTCTTTTAATGTAAAAATACTATAAAGTTATCAATAACAAGATGTCTTTAAGGTATAAAGATTTTATAAAGTTTGTATATAATTGTAATAAATAAGGCTTGATTAAAAGTATATATGTGTTCTATATTTTACTATATTATAAAAAATAATGGCGGGGTACATAATGAATGCTGAAACCACAACGTGTATTTCAATTCAAAATTATGGAATACTTAAGGAGCTTTGCAGAAAATATAAAATATCTTATTCAAGAGCAGTAGTGTTGATGGTTAAATATGCTACCGAAAATAAAAAATTATCAATAATAAGTAACAGAAACGTTAAATATAGAGATAAGAATGTTGCAGTATGGAGAAGGATTCATATACAGCTAACTCCTAATGAATATGAATTTTTGATGGATGTTAAGAAGATCTGGAAGATGTCTGTGGCGAAGATGATTGAGTTTTGTCTTGAAACTATTCTTCTTGAATTAGTGGAAAATGTTCTAGAAAAAAATAGAACCGATAACTATCTATATAATAACTATCATTTTGAAATTGGTGAGGTAGAAGGTATTACATATTACCAGATCTACTGGGGGTTACCCACAAAAATCCTCACACAAATACTAAAAAAACCATCATATACCCTCACATAAACTTAAAAAGTAGTAATTATTGTTGCTTGACGTGTGATACATGTATACAGTATAGTTGTACCATTGAAAATACTATCCTGGATGTGAATAATATGAAAGTTAGACAAATATTAACTTTATTTATATTGTTGCTTTTTCTTATAATTATTTTGCAAAACACCCAGCCAGTATCGTTTACAGTATTTGTATGGGATATAACGCTGCCACTGATCGTAATGTTGTTAACTGTATTTATAGCGGGCTTAATTATTGGCACCCTGTTTGGCACATCTGGTAAAAGAAGAAAAAATATAACAAAACTGTAAAAAGGGACATTATGAATACTGGTGTATTACTCACAATTATTGCAATTATAAGTTTTATCATTCTCATATACATGTTTATTAAACAGCTTTTGAAGCTTATCACCATACTTGTTGCCATGTTTATTATTTTTGCGGGGTATATATATATAAAAAATGGTTCGCTTCCCAAAAACCTCAATGGATATATTGATGAAGGTAAAATTGCCGTTGACCAGCTGCATCAGTCATATGAAAAGTTGATTAAATAACAAAAATAAATGTTTATTTTGAAATCAGTTGTATTCCATGAGCTATCGTACAAAAAATAAAAAAATTTTCACTTGAAAATTTGCATTGCTATTCATAGTATTGAGAAAATAGGCTAAAATTGTAATTAAGGATGCCAAAATGAAAACGCAAACAAAAGATACCGCATTAAATAGCATGCAGATCGTATGCTTTAATATAGGCAAGGAAGAATATGGAATAGAAATATTGAAGGTGCAGGAAATACTAAAGCTTCCCGCAGTAACACCCTTGCCAAAATCTGCTGATTATATTATGGGAGTCATTGATTTGCGCGGCAAGGTTATCCCCATTGTTGATTTAGGGGTGCGCTTTGGAATTTCTGAAAAAAGCACAAAAAACAAACGTGCAATCGTTGTTGATATTAAAGGCAAGCGTATAGGGCTTGCAATAGATCAAGTAAGTCATGTCATTAAACTGGAGCAAAAAGACATTGAACCACCGCCACCAATTGTAAAAGGCATATCAGGCAGGTTTATCATTGGAATAGGGAAAGTTGAAAATAAATTTGTGATTATTCTTGATATAGACCAAATATTTTCTTCAGAAGAATTAAAGCAGCTATAATTTTTTCTGTTTATAGTATTCCTTTAGCGCTTCTTCCATTATAAGGTATAAAGGTTTTTTGATTTTTGCTGCCACCTTTTTACAATCCTCATATTCAGGTTTAGGCGATAGCTCATTATAACGATAACTTTGCTTAATACGGATTTGTTCACCGTAAAGGGTAATCGTTGCAATATCCCGTGGTAAAAAGTGGCGACTAACAGTATATTCCCTGACTCCCAATGTTGTCGTTTGAGAAAAAATAATCTGTGTGCACTGTTTTACAGCTGAAAAAGGGCAAAGTACTGAAAGTACCACACCAGGTCGCCCTTTTTTCATGATAACCTGTTGCATATATACATCTAACGCTCCCTCGCTAAAAAGCAGATCATATACATACGGATAAATTTCAGGATTCATATCATCAATGGTGCATTCCAGCACGCACAAAAGTTGGTGTTGACTATCTGTATCATCTAGAAGCATAACCCGCGTATAACTTGGGAAACCATAATCGCGTGTACCAAACCCTATGCCAGTTGCAGAAATCATACCTCCAAACTGTAGTTGCTGTTTACCTAAGGTTGTAAGTATAGCAGCAGCAGTTGGTGTTGTCAGTTCACCTACTTTTCCGGTGAATATAACCTGTTTCCCTTCTGTCAGCTTGACAGTTGCAGGGGCAGGTAATGGGATTGTTCCGTGTTGTGTGGATATAGTACCGGTGCCACATGCAAATGCGCTGTAGTACAATACATCGATTTGTAGGTATTCAATGCCAATACAAAAAGAAAGTATATCTACAATACTATCAATGGCACCCACCTCATGAAAATGTACTTTCTCCTTTGGTATGCCATGCACTGCAGCCTCAGCTGTGGCTAATGCATCAAATATTTTAATTGCATTGTTTTTAACAAAGTCAGAACATGTTGTTGATGAAATAATTGCATCAATTGCTTCAAGGTTTCTATGTGTTGTATCAACTTTAGCTTTAATTCCAGCTTGAATGCCGCTAATTCCATGCCGCACAATTTTTTCAGGAGCTATCTCAAAACCTTTAATGGGTAATGATTGTAATTGTGTAGTAATAACTTCAACCGGTAGCCCAACATCAATGAGTGCGCCCACAAGCATATCACCGGATGCTCCCAGTTGAATATCGCAATAAAGTATTTTCATGATACTATCCTACAAATTCCGTATAATACGGTATGCACAGTACACAGCACCAAATCCATTATCTATATTGACCACACTTACCCCTGGTGCACAGGAGTTGAGCATACCTAAAAGTGCTGCAATACCACCAAATGATGCACCATACCCA encodes the following:
- a CDS encoding LapA family protein, which codes for MKVRQILTLFILLLFLIIILQNTQPVSFTVFVWDITLPLIVMLLTVFIAGLIIGTLFGTSGKRRKNITKL
- the larC gene encoding nickel pincer cofactor biosynthesis protein LarC codes for the protein MKILYCDIQLGASGDMLVGALIDVGLPVEVITTQLQSLPIKGFEIAPEKIVRHGISGIQAGIKAKVDTTHRNLEAIDAIISSTTCSDFVKNNAIKIFDALATAEAAVHGIPKEKVHFHEVGAIDSIVDILSFCIGIEYLQIDVLYYSAFACGTGTISTQHGTIPLPAPATVKLTEGKQVIFTGKVGELTTPTAAAILTTLGKQQLQFGGMISATGIGFGTRDYGFPSYTRVMLLDDTDSQHQLLCVLECTIDDMNPEIYPYVYDLLFSEGALDVYMQQVIMKKGRPGVVLSVLCPFSAVKQCTQIIFSQTTTLGVREYTVSRHFLPRDIATITLYGEQIRIKQSYRYNELSPKPEYEDCKKVAAKIKKPLYLIMEEALKEYYKQKKL
- a CDS encoding chemotaxis protein CheW, which translates into the protein MKTQTKDTALNSMQIVCFNIGKEEYGIEILKVQEILKLPAVTPLPKSADYIMGVIDLRGKVIPIVDLGVRFGISEKSTKNKRAIVVDIKGKRIGLAIDQVSHVIKLEQKDIEPPPPIVKGISGRFIIGIGKVENKFVIILDIDQIFSSEELKQL